A part of Amycolatopsis camponoti genomic DNA contains:
- a CDS encoding DEAD/DEAH box helicase family protein → MPGDIDYVRLLRELSSATFNVLRPAQRAALERYAADHSAKPDLAIELPTGAGKSLIALLICEAWRREGKTVAVLTGNKTLARQMEHEGQQLGVPVVRFEGAGDTIPLPDRRLYRRAQAIAVMNYWVMFNQNPVVDSADLLVVDDAHLAEGALDSLYSVEIDRHAQPALFQALVRDLAQAFPDYATFQDALTDTSSRTGTELLSFLDQSAFVDRFRAIVDSAAELQTDIDLRYRWGRVRERLHEVNIYCSTRSLWLRPYIYPLQDNPRYADPEQRLYLSATIGDPSDLARRLGTKPIVTLPIDAGQAAETYGRRLLVLNPDDAADVPVRLANVIAAALRIQPKSVWLCASKQDAEGYRNTIVPWLGTMNLPAGPAWLLSSLGDEIEQFKAAPAGHLFVGGRFDGMDFSADQCRLVVLATQPRAINPQEEFAADYLRDAGFMMQRLNQRIVQALGRCNRAADDFGVYILADRRFGAHFGQESRRRGLPANVQAEIDLAENDTLLDDNALVARVTAFLNRDFQDFDRDLTQAAAALPQVVNDVGRDDSIAEVTGWLELHSRQDYRSAEESFRQRQEACSTLGMRELGAFAQWCEAKAAFLEGRRGDTSAAVRSLDILQHAIARGGVSSWFNRLRSSLLRHQQQAPAARPVNPDDFRVVVVQSFDDRLEQLGIGPRFEKWRARLTAGLTSRSHDQYAEALQILGTLLGFSATRPSYGAATDCRWRGVFGNHREVVTWEAKIEHQDSSAVDAHAVGQAHNQASRAWTELNSQGYAIRGVIVTHLEQLDPAGAASIGVIKVVRQDAVTALWTRVNELLGVYASTWSAEVPEARLAAAESVSAYLPATGWLIRALDATAIFADGETLLREWPR, encoded by the coding sequence GTGCCTGGCGACATCGACTATGTCCGATTGCTCAGAGAGCTGAGCTCAGCCACCTTCAACGTCCTACGCCCTGCGCAGCGTGCAGCCCTGGAGCGCTACGCTGCTGATCACAGTGCGAAGCCTGATCTGGCCATTGAGCTACCCACCGGTGCCGGCAAGAGCCTGATCGCCCTGCTGATCTGCGAGGCATGGCGACGTGAGGGCAAGACAGTCGCCGTGCTCACCGGGAACAAGACACTGGCCCGCCAGATGGAGCATGAGGGGCAGCAGCTCGGCGTGCCGGTCGTGCGCTTTGAGGGCGCAGGGGACACGATCCCTCTGCCGGATCGACGACTGTATCGACGAGCACAGGCGATCGCAGTCATGAACTACTGGGTGATGTTCAATCAAAACCCAGTGGTCGACAGCGCGGATCTGCTGGTTGTCGATGACGCGCATCTGGCCGAGGGGGCACTAGACTCCCTTTACTCCGTCGAGATCGATCGCCACGCCCAGCCGGCGTTATTCCAAGCGCTCGTGCGTGACCTTGCCCAAGCCTTCCCTGACTACGCGACTTTTCAGGATGCGTTGACGGATACCTCATCGCGCACGGGCACCGAATTGCTGTCATTTCTCGACCAAAGCGCGTTCGTCGACAGATTCCGCGCGATCGTCGATTCTGCCGCCGAGTTGCAGACAGATATTGACTTGCGCTACCGATGGGGCCGTGTGCGTGAACGTCTCCACGAGGTGAATATCTATTGCTCCACACGGTCCCTCTGGCTGCGACCCTACATCTACCCACTGCAAGATAATCCCCGATACGCCGATCCTGAGCAGCGACTCTACCTCTCCGCAACCATTGGTGACCCGTCCGATCTTGCACGCCGGCTAGGTACGAAGCCAATCGTGACATTGCCGATTGATGCTGGCCAGGCGGCGGAGACCTACGGTCGTCGGCTCCTCGTACTTAATCCGGACGACGCTGCCGACGTACCGGTGCGACTCGCGAACGTCATCGCCGCGGCGTTGCGGATCCAGCCCAAGAGCGTGTGGCTGTGTGCGTCTAAGCAGGACGCCGAGGGATACCGCAATACCATCGTCCCATGGCTGGGAACTATGAACTTGCCCGCGGGACCCGCATGGCTACTGTCGAGTCTTGGGGACGAGATTGAGCAGTTCAAAGCGGCGCCGGCTGGACACCTGTTTGTGGGTGGCCGCTTTGACGGAATGGACTTCTCGGCCGATCAATGTCGTCTAGTGGTCCTCGCAACCCAGCCGCGAGCCATCAATCCGCAAGAGGAATTCGCCGCTGACTACCTCCGCGATGCCGGGTTCATGATGCAGCGCTTGAATCAACGCATCGTGCAGGCGCTGGGACGGTGCAATCGGGCAGCGGACGACTTCGGCGTCTACATCCTCGCGGATCGTCGCTTTGGTGCCCACTTCGGTCAGGAGTCACGTCGACGAGGCTTGCCCGCGAACGTGCAGGCCGAGATCGACCTCGCGGAGAACGACACCCTGCTTGACGACAACGCTCTTGTGGCGCGGGTCACCGCGTTCCTCAATCGCGACTTCCAGGACTTCGACCGCGACTTGACTCAGGCTGCAGCGGCATTGCCGCAGGTCGTGAACGATGTCGGGCGCGATGACTCCATCGCCGAGGTAACCGGATGGTTGGAGCTGCATTCACGACAAGACTACCGTTCCGCAGAGGAATCCTTTCGCCAGCGACAAGAAGCATGCAGCACCTTAGGGATGCGCGAGCTCGGCGCATTCGCACAGTGGTGTGAAGCGAAGGCCGCCTTTCTTGAAGGCCGCCGCGGGGACACGTCCGCCGCCGTCCGCTCTCTCGACATACTCCAGCATGCCATCGCACGCGGCGGAGTATCGTCGTGGTTCAACCGTCTGCGCTCATCCCTTCTCCGTCACCAGCAACAGGCACCCGCCGCTCGGCCCGTCAATCCGGATGATTTCCGGGTTGTTGTGGTGCAGAGTTTCGATGACCGTCTGGAACAGCTCGGCATAGGCCCTCGGTTCGAAAAGTGGCGAGCGCGTCTTACTGCCGGATTGACCTCCAGAAGCCACGATCAATACGCCGAGGCGCTTCAAATCCTTGGAACCCTGCTCGGATTCAGCGCAACGCGACCCAGCTATGGGGCCGCCACGGATTGTCGGTGGCGTGGGGTATTCGGCAACCACCGTGAAGTGGTGACCTGGGAAGCAAAGATCGAGCATCAGGACAGCAGTGCTGTCGACGCACATGCTGTAGGTCAAGCGCACAATCAGGCATCACGCGCATGGACAGAACTCAACAGTCAAGGCTATGCGATTCGAGGCGTCATTGTCACACACCTCGAACAACTTGATCCCGCAGGAGCCGCCAGCATTGGCGTCATCAAAGTAGTCCGTCAGGATGCCGTCACAGCACTGTGGACTCGCGTCAACGAACTACTTGGGGTATACGCAAGTACATGGTCCGCGGAAGTCCCCGAAGCACGGCTCGCGGCAGCTGAGAGCGTGTCGGCATATCTTCCAGCCACAGGCTGGCTCATTCGCGCCCTTGACGCCACGGCCATATTTGCCGACGGCGAAACACTTCTGCGGGAATGGCCGAGGTAA